A stretch of Castanea sativa cultivar Marrone di Chiusa Pesio chromosome 2, ASM4071231v1 DNA encodes these proteins:
- the LOC142625750 gene encoding uncharacterized protein LOC142625750: MATTKVKPTILVVLLCFLVTITLSSQPSLASQPSKSNRPSSKWAPRFLGRFSQPPNQQQQYRYETKYFSQRLDHFSFSELPNFPQRYLINTESWVGPERLGPIFFYCGNEGDIEWFAENTGFVWEIAPRFGAMVVFPEHRYYGESMPYGSIDVAYKNATTLSYLTAGQALADFAVLIRELKRNLSAEACPVVLFGGSYGGMLASWMRLKYPHVAIGALASSAPILQFEDIVPPETFYDIVSNSFKRESTSCFNTIKESWDALVSEGQKNDGLLKLTETFHLCRKLNKTQDLADWLDSAYSYLAMVNYPYSANFMMPLPGHPIREVCRKIDSLPDGTSILKRIFEGISVYYNYTGDVDCFEVDAEDPHGLDGWNWQACTEMVMPMSSSKDVSMFPTFDYNYSSFQEECWKDFSVKPRPRWITTEFGGHDIKATLKNFGSNIIFANGLLDPWSGSSVLQNISETIVALNTEEGAHHIDLRAATAEDPDWLVEQRATEIKLIEGWINNYHQEKKAIFNM; this comes from the exons atggcAACAACAAAAGTCAAACCAACCATTCTCGTCGTCCTATTATGTTTTCTCGTCACCATTACCTTATCATCTCAGCCGTCCCTCGCATCACAGCCTTCCAAATCCAACCGTCCCTCCTCCAAATGGGCCCCACGCTTCCTCGGCAGATTCTCACAACCACCGAATCAGCAGCAACAGTACCGATACGAAACCAAGTACTTTTCGCAACGACTCGACCACTTCAGCTTCTCCGAGCTCCCAAATTTTCCGCAGCGGTACCTCATCAACACCGAGAGCTGGGTGGGCCCGGAGCGCCTTGGGCCCATCTTCTTCTACTGTGGCAATGAGGGAGACATCGAATGGTTCGCCGAAAACACCGGCTTCGTCTGGGAAATCGCTCCTCGTTTCGGTGCCATGGTCGTTTTTCCCGAA CACCGGTACTATGGTGAATCGATGCCGTATGGAAGTATAGATGTGGCATATAAGAATGCCACTACCTTATCCTATCTTACGGCTGGCCAAGCCCTCGCTGATTTCGCCGTGTTGATTAGGGAGCTGAAGCGAAATTTGTCAGCGGAGGCTTGTCCTGTGGTGTTATTTGGTGGATCCTATGGTGGAA TGTTGGCCTCATGGATGAGGCTCAAGTATCCTCATGTTGCGATTGGTGCACTGGCTTCTTCGGCACCAATTCTTCAGTTTGAAGATATTGTGCCGCCAGAAACATTTTACGACATTGTTTCCAATTCTTTCAAG CGTGAAAGTACAAGCTGTTTTAACACAATAAAGGAGTCCTGGGATGCATTAGTATCCGAGGGTCAAAAAAATGATGGACTCCTGAAATTGACTGAAACTTTCCACTTATGTCG GAAATTAAACAAGACACAAGATCTGGCAGACTGGTTAGATTCTGCTTATAGTTATTTGGCAATGGTGAACTACCCTTATAGTGCCAATTTTATGATGCCTTTGCCTGGTCATCCCATAAGAGAG GTTTGTAGAAAGATTGACAGTCTTCCTGATGGTACTAGCATTCTAAAGCGCATATTTGAAGGAATAAGCGTCTATTACAATTATACTGGAGATGTTGACTGCTTTGAAGTGGATGCTGAGGATCCTCATGGCTTGGATGGTTGGAACTGGCAG GCATGCACTGAGATGGTTATGCCAATGTCTAGTAGCAAGGATGTGAGCATGTTTCCAACATTCGATTATAATTACTCTTCCTTTCAAGAGGAATGCTGGAAGGACTTCAGCGTGAAACCCAGGCCTAGATGGATAACAACAGAATTTGGTGGACAT GACATCAAGGCCACCCTGAAAAACTTTGGAAGTAACATCATTTTCGCAAATGGCTTATTAGATCCATGGAGTGGTAGCAG TGTTCTGCAGAATATATCTGAAACTATTGTTGCTCTTAATACTGAAGAAG